The following proteins are encoded in a genomic region of Brachypodium distachyon strain Bd21 chromosome 1, Brachypodium_distachyon_v3.0, whole genome shotgun sequence:
- the LOC100827963 gene encoding methionine aminopeptidase 1B, chloroplastic isoform X2 codes for MLKATTAESLPAGLSSQTHILSPSASASSPQPLPRPRQNSGTPPTLDSSCVTSSVFSNLRIPVTMSPGASCSGVPAPRLPAGRQTLLLPATPLFVSNCAINRQNTRSVSSSSGRAIALKRSFVVSGGITWVDGVEEELMELQKSHEQSSVKLKKRPPLRRGKVYPQLAVPEHIPRPSYVGGKRPQELPAIRQIHNAEGITGMKAACKLAARVLDFAGTLVKPSVTTNEIDRAVHHMIVEAGAYPSPLGYGGFPKSICTSVNECVCHGVPDSTQLQNGDIINIDVNVFLNGYHGGTSRTFVCGEASESIKHFLKAAEECLERGISVCRDGVNYRKIGKKISNLAYFYGYHVVERFVGHGIGTMLHSEPLILHHVFAI; via the exons aTGCTGAAGGCCACCACAGCCGAAAGCCTCCCCGCCGGCCTCTCATCCCAAACGCATATCCTCTCCCCGTCGGCCTCCGCATCCTCGCCGCAGCCTCTTCCTCGACCACGGCAAAACTCCGGTACTCCACCGACGCTGGACTCCTCTTGTGTAACCTCGTCTGTATTCTCAAACCTGCGAATCCCCGTCACCATGTCACCGGGAGCTTCATGTTCCGGCGTGCCGGCACCTCGCCTGCCGGCTGGCCGCCagaccctcctcctcccggcgaCTCCCCTGTTCGTCTCAAACTGCGCCATTAATCGCCAAAACACTCGGTcggtctcttcttcttctg GGAGAGCGATAGCGCTGAAGCGTTCCTTCGTTGTGTCCGGCGGAATTACTTGGGTTGATGGGGTTGAAGAAGAGCTCATGGAGCTACAAAA GTCACACGAGCAAAGTTCAGTGAAGCTAAAGAAGAGGCCGCCTTTGAGGCGTGGAAAGGTCTATCCTCAACTTGCTGTACCAGAACACATTCCAAGACCTTCTTATGTGGGTGGAAAGAGACCGCAAGAACTACCTGCCATTCGCCAGATACACAATGCCGAAGGTATCACTGGAATGAAAGCTGCTTGCAAACTTGCTGCCCGTGTACTGGACTTTGCGGGAACATTGGTTAAG CCATCAGTTACTACAAATGAAATCGACAGGGCAGTGCATCATATGATAGTTGAGGCTGGTGCTTATCCTTCTCCACTTGGCTATGGTGGATTTCCTAAAAGTATCTGCACATCAGTAAATGAGTGTGTCTGTCACGGAGTACCTGATTCAACACAGCTGCAG AACGGTGACATCATAAATATTGATGTAAATGTGTTCCTGAAT GGATACCATGGTGGAACTTCCAGAACATTTGTATGTGGAGAAGCGAGTGAATCCATCAAACATTTCCTGAAG GCAGCTGAAGAATGCTTGGAGAGGGGTATTTCTGTCTGCCGGGATGGTGTGAATTACAGAAAAattggaaagaaaataag TAACCTTGCATATTTTTATGGCTACCATGTCGTTGAGCGTTTTGTTGGGCATGGAATTGGAACTATGTTGCATTCTGAGCCACTTATCCTCCATCATG TTTTTGCAATTTAG
- the LOC100840872 gene encoding uncharacterized protein LOC100840872 — protein sequence MDREKEEIKFMSYNVWSREDVKVYGRMKVIGGLVQDHSPDVIFFQEITPYIHSIFESFPWWKDYHCSPVPPEEEKPHFCLMLSRLPLENYACPNFSKTTTGKGYLEADINPEPTATKKPIRIATTQLARPVPPATMHFRERYAQAEHAVSALSGAAANVVFGGDMSWDDDADLPFPLPAGWFDASASNGRKQDWTYDGFWNEKAWEFNGYIASAPWMQTRSDRFVCKLRDYTLKSFQLVGAESIGTRYCVKKHTSYDPGAVDLMPSCHRGLVLTIVPK from the exons ATG GACCGCgagaaagaagagatcaaGTTCATGAGTTACAACGTTTGGTCCCGCGAGGACGTTAAGGTCTACGGAAGGATGAAGGTCATCGGTGGACTCGTCCAAGATCATTCACCGGATGTAATCTTCTTCCAG GAAATCACGCCGTACATCCACTCCATTTTCGAGAGCTTTCCATGGTGGAAGGACTACCACTGCTCCCCAGTGCccccggaggaggagaagcctCACTTCTGCTTGATG CTGAGCAGGCTCCCTCTTGAGAACTACGCGTGCCCGAACTTCAGCAAAACGACGACAGGCAAAGGCTACCTGGAGGCTGACATCAATCCCGAACCAACGGCAACGAAGAAGCCGATACGCATCGCCACGACGCAGCTGGCGCGCCCCGTCCCGCCAGCAACGATGCACTTCAGGGAGCGGTACGCGCAGGCGGAGCACGCCGTCTCGGCGCTgagcggcgccgcggcgaACGTCGTCTTCGGCGGCGACATGAGCTgggacgacgacgccgactTGCCGTTCCCTCTACCCGCAGGCTGGTTCGACGCTTCTGCCTCCAACGGGAGGAAGCAAGATTGGACCTACGATGGGTTCTGGAACGAGAAGGCCTGGGAGTTCAACGGCTACATAGCTTCTGCTCCGTGGATGCAGACGCGGTCGGACCGGTTCGTGTGCAAGCTGCGGGACTACACGCTGAAATCGTTCCAGCTCGTCGGTGCCGAAAGCATTGGGACGCGGTATTGTGTCAAGAAGCACACGTCGTACGACCCCGGCGCCGTTGATCTGATGCCAAGTTGCCACCGCGGGCTGGTTCTGACCATCGTTCCCAAATGA
- the LOC100827963 gene encoding methionine aminopeptidase 1B, chloroplastic isoform X1, which translates to MLKATTAESLPAGLSSQTHILSPSASASSPQPLPRPRQNSGTPPTLDSSCVTSSVFSNLRIPVTMSPGASCSGVPAPRLPAGRQTLLLPATPLFVSNCAINRQNTRSVSSSSGRAIALKRSFVVSGGITWVDGVEEELMELQKSHEQSSVKLKKRPPLRRGKVYPQLAVPEHIPRPSYVGGKRPQELPAIRQIHNAEGITGMKAACKLAARVLDFAGTLVKPSVTTNEIDRAVHHMIVEAGAYPSPLGYGGFPKSICTSVNECVCHGVPDSTQLQNGDIINIDVNVFLNGYHGGTSRTFVCGEASESIKHFLKAAEECLERGISVCRDGVNYRKIGKKISNLAYFYGYHVVERFVGHGIGTMLHSEPLILHHANENSGRMVEGQTFTIEPILIMDKAECVTWENGWTTVTNDGSWAAQFEHTVLVTRTGAEILTKL; encoded by the exons aTGCTGAAGGCCACCACAGCCGAAAGCCTCCCCGCCGGCCTCTCATCCCAAACGCATATCCTCTCCCCGTCGGCCTCCGCATCCTCGCCGCAGCCTCTTCCTCGACCACGGCAAAACTCCGGTACTCCACCGACGCTGGACTCCTCTTGTGTAACCTCGTCTGTATTCTCAAACCTGCGAATCCCCGTCACCATGTCACCGGGAGCTTCATGTTCCGGCGTGCCGGCACCTCGCCTGCCGGCTGGCCGCCagaccctcctcctcccggcgaCTCCCCTGTTCGTCTCAAACTGCGCCATTAATCGCCAAAACACTCGGTcggtctcttcttcttctg GGAGAGCGATAGCGCTGAAGCGTTCCTTCGTTGTGTCCGGCGGAATTACTTGGGTTGATGGGGTTGAAGAAGAGCTCATGGAGCTACAAAA GTCACACGAGCAAAGTTCAGTGAAGCTAAAGAAGAGGCCGCCTTTGAGGCGTGGAAAGGTCTATCCTCAACTTGCTGTACCAGAACACATTCCAAGACCTTCTTATGTGGGTGGAAAGAGACCGCAAGAACTACCTGCCATTCGCCAGATACACAATGCCGAAGGTATCACTGGAATGAAAGCTGCTTGCAAACTTGCTGCCCGTGTACTGGACTTTGCGGGAACATTGGTTAAG CCATCAGTTACTACAAATGAAATCGACAGGGCAGTGCATCATATGATAGTTGAGGCTGGTGCTTATCCTTCTCCACTTGGCTATGGTGGATTTCCTAAAAGTATCTGCACATCAGTAAATGAGTGTGTCTGTCACGGAGTACCTGATTCAACACAGCTGCAG AACGGTGACATCATAAATATTGATGTAAATGTGTTCCTGAAT GGATACCATGGTGGAACTTCCAGAACATTTGTATGTGGAGAAGCGAGTGAATCCATCAAACATTTCCTGAAG GCAGCTGAAGAATGCTTGGAGAGGGGTATTTCTGTCTGCCGGGATGGTGTGAATTACAGAAAAattggaaagaaaataag TAACCTTGCATATTTTTATGGCTACCATGTCGTTGAGCGTTTTGTTGGGCATGGAATTGGAACTATGTTGCATTCTGAGCCACTTATCCTCCATCATG CCAATGAAAATTCTGGTCGGATGGTCGAAGGTCAAACATTCACAATTG AACCTATACTTATAATGGACAAAGCAGAGTGTGTTACATGGGAAAATGGATGGACTACTGTCACCAATGATGGCAGCTGGGCCGCACAGTTTGAGCATACTGTACTGGTCACTAGGACAGGCGCAGAAATATTGACAAAACTTTGA
- the LOC100827963 gene encoding methionine aminopeptidase 1B, chloroplastic isoform X3 → MLKATTAESLPAGLSSQTHILSPSASASSPQPLPRPRQNSGTPPTLDSSCVTSSVFSNLRIPVTMSPGASCSGVPAPRLPAGRQTLLLPATPLFVSNCAINRQNTRSVSSSSGRAIALKRSFVVSGGITWVDGVEEELMELQKSHEQSSVKLKKRPPLRRGKVYPQLAVPEHIPRPSYVGGKRPQELPAIRQIHNAEGITGMKAACKLAARVLDFAGTLVKPSVTTNEIDRAVHHMIVEAGAYPSPLGYGGFPKSICTSVNECVCHGVPDSTQLQNGDIINIDVNVFLNGYHGGTSRTFVCGEASESIKHFLKAAEECLERGISVCRDGVNYRKIGKKIRTGKAQIEKRCFPLRNDVPEVHMFKPAFNRFEPR, encoded by the exons aTGCTGAAGGCCACCACAGCCGAAAGCCTCCCCGCCGGCCTCTCATCCCAAACGCATATCCTCTCCCCGTCGGCCTCCGCATCCTCGCCGCAGCCTCTTCCTCGACCACGGCAAAACTCCGGTACTCCACCGACGCTGGACTCCTCTTGTGTAACCTCGTCTGTATTCTCAAACCTGCGAATCCCCGTCACCATGTCACCGGGAGCTTCATGTTCCGGCGTGCCGGCACCTCGCCTGCCGGCTGGCCGCCagaccctcctcctcccggcgaCTCCCCTGTTCGTCTCAAACTGCGCCATTAATCGCCAAAACACTCGGTcggtctcttcttcttctg GGAGAGCGATAGCGCTGAAGCGTTCCTTCGTTGTGTCCGGCGGAATTACTTGGGTTGATGGGGTTGAAGAAGAGCTCATGGAGCTACAAAA GTCACACGAGCAAAGTTCAGTGAAGCTAAAGAAGAGGCCGCCTTTGAGGCGTGGAAAGGTCTATCCTCAACTTGCTGTACCAGAACACATTCCAAGACCTTCTTATGTGGGTGGAAAGAGACCGCAAGAACTACCTGCCATTCGCCAGATACACAATGCCGAAGGTATCACTGGAATGAAAGCTGCTTGCAAACTTGCTGCCCGTGTACTGGACTTTGCGGGAACATTGGTTAAG CCATCAGTTACTACAAATGAAATCGACAGGGCAGTGCATCATATGATAGTTGAGGCTGGTGCTTATCCTTCTCCACTTGGCTATGGTGGATTTCCTAAAAGTATCTGCACATCAGTAAATGAGTGTGTCTGTCACGGAGTACCTGATTCAACACAGCTGCAG AACGGTGACATCATAAATATTGATGTAAATGTGTTCCTGAAT GGATACCATGGTGGAACTTCCAGAACATTTGTATGTGGAGAAGCGAGTGAATCCATCAAACATTTCCTGAAG GCAGCTGAAGAATGCTTGGAGAGGGGTATTTCTGTCTGCCGGGATGGTGTGAATTACAGAAAAattggaaagaaaataag GACTGGGAAAGCACAAATCGAGAAACGGTGTTTTCCATTAAGAAATGATGTTCCAGAAGTTCATATGTTTAAACCAGCGTTCAACAGATTTGAGCCAAGATGA
- the LOC100827650 gene encoding glucan endo-1,3-beta-glucosidase 1, translating into MGSRSRGGRSSSGLLLLSLHLLLGLHSSLRCFVSAAGGGGSGEPYVGVTIGTAVTNLLSPSDLAAFLRAQRITRVRLYDADPRLLSALASSGARAIVGVPNDELLALGSSPATASAWVSRRVLPFAGANSSSPGLISAIAVGDEVPTALPSALPVLLPAIQSLAAALAAANLSSIPVSTPLPFSIVLDPFPPSQAYFNQSLAKSFILPLLSHLANTSAPLMLNLYPYYSLMQSSGVVPVDNAMFKPLPPSLEMVDPNTLLHYTNVFDAMLDAVYVALKNLNVSAPVPVLVTETGWPSYGDRKEEPYASRDNANTYNSNLIKHVVTDKPGTPMRPGAQASVYIYELFNEDLRPGPVSEANWGLFHGNGTPVYLLHASGADGFLGNATTDRTFCIASDDADEKAVQAAMDWACGPGRSDCTAIQPGEGCYQPNDVRSHASFAFDTYYQSQGKAGGSCYFQGAGMVTTTDPSHDSCIFPGSKLYSNATKSDGANTTSSQTSDAEGSAIWRLRTGRGEGFLLVFRFLLSVMVVIMTNSNLWT; encoded by the exons ATGGGGAGTaggagcagaggagggagaagcagcagcggcttGCTCCTCCTCTCGCTCCACCTTCTCCTCGGCCTCCATTCCTCCCTGCGCT GTTTCgtgtcggcggcgggcgggggtGGCTCCGGCGAGCCGTACGTCGGCGTGACGATCGGCACGGCGGTGACAAACCTGCTGTCGCCGTCGGACCTCGCGGCGTTCCTCCGCGCGCAGCGCATCACCCGCGTGCGCCTCTACGACGCCGACCCGCGCCTGCTCTCGGCGCTGGCGTCCTCCGGCGCCCGCGCCATCGTCGGCGTCCCCAACGACGAGCTCCTCGCGCTTGGGTCCTCCCcggccaccgcctccgcctggGTCTCCCGGCGCGTGCTCCCTTTCGCCGGCGCCAACTCCAGCAGCCCGGGCCTCATCTCCGCCATCGCCGTGGGGGACGAGGTCCCCACCGCCCTCCCCTCCGCGCTCCCGGTCCTCCTCCCCGCCATCCAGTCCCTGgcggccgcgctcgccgccgccaacctcTCCTCCATCCCCGTCTCCACACCGCTGCCTTTCTCCATCGTCCTCGACCCTTTCCCCCCTTCCCAGGCCTACTTCAACCAGTCCCTCGCGAAATCCTTCATCCTCCCGCTCCTCTCCCACCTCGCCAACACCTCGGCTCCCCTGATGCTCAACCTCTACCCCTACTACTCGCTGATGCAGAGCAGCGGCGTCGTCCCAGTCGACAACGCCATGTTcaagccgctgccgccgtcgctggAGATGGTCGACCCCAACACGCTGCTCCACTACACCAACGTGTTCGACGCTATGCTCGACGCCGTGTACGTCGCCCTGAAGAACCTCAACGTGAgcgcgccggtgccggtgctgGTCACCGAGACCGGCTGGCCGTCGTACGGGGACCGGAAGGAGGAGCCCTACGCCAGCAGGGACAACGCCAACACCTACAACTCCAATCTCATCAAGCACGTCGTCACCGACAAGCCCGGCACGCCCATGCGCCCCGGCGCGCAGGCCAGCGTGTACATCTACGAGCTCTTCAACGAGGACCTCCGCCCGGGCCCCGTGTCGGAGGCCAACTGGGGCCTCTTCCATGGCAACGGCACGCCGGTGTACCTGCTCCACGCGTCAGGGGCGGACGGGTTCTTGGGGAATGCCACGACGGACCGGACGTTCTGCATCGCGTCGGACGACGCGGACGAGAAGGCGGTGCAGGCGGCAATGGACTGGGCGTGCGGCCCCGGCCGGTCCGACTGCACGGCGATACAGCCCGGGGAGGGGTGCTACCAGCCCAACGACGTGCGGAGCCACGCGTCCTTCGCCTTCGATACCTATTACCAGTCGCAGGGCAAGGCCGGCGGCTCCTGCTACTTCCAGGGCGCAGGCATGGTCACCACTACAGATCCCA GTCATGATAGCTGCATCTTTCCTGGAAG TAAGCTGTATAGCAACGCCACCAAATCTGACGGCGCAAACACAACCTCGTCGCAGACGAGTGATGCCGAAGGATCTGCAATATGGAGACTGAGGACAGGAAGGGGGGAAGGGTTTTTGTTGGTCTTCCGGTTTCTGTTGAGCGTGATGGTAGTTATCATGACAAATTCAAACTTATGGACATAA